The following coding sequences lie in one Bacteroidota bacterium genomic window:
- a CDS encoding MoaD/ThiS family protein yields MQSRTLRIRIFGPLQDLFGVEALELPDPGPTTVAQLWALLEARYPDLASWRPLCRMAVGGRCAHAETPVTADDELALLPPVSGG; encoded by the coding sequence ATGCAGAGCCGCACGCTGCGCATCCGGATCTTCGGGCCGCTTCAGGATCTGTTCGGGGTTGAGGCGCTGGAGCTTCCGGATCCAGGTCCTACGACGGTGGCCCAGCTGTGGGCGCTTCTGGAGGCCCGTTATCCGGATTTGGCCTCTTGGCGTCCGCTCTGTCGGATGGCCGTGGGGGGACGCTGCGCGCACGCCGAAACGCCGGTTACGGCGGACGATGAGCTGGCCCTGCTACCCCCCGTGAGCGGAGGATGA
- the lon gene encoding endopeptidase La, whose product MKPFLWLRDEDWEQGLPLPSGEEEEEGGHWEPLPDALPILPLRNTVLFPGVVVPITAGREKSLRLLRDSVERDQLVGVVAQKDPNVDDPGPEDLYQVGTIVKVLKIIRVPDGSQSVVIQGRRRFAILDYLQTEPYLVARIEPIEEAFTHTMELEALVRSIKELATQIINLSPNIPNDAAYAIQNIENPAFLIHFIASNLQLSVAEKQRLLEVRSLEQRAEMILEHLNRELQVLRLSEEIRNKVRSDIERQQREYFLRQQLKTIQEELGEADGPTAELAELRKRAVEKALPEEARQTLERELKRLERIPPMSPEYTVTRNYIDWILDLPWQEYSEDVLDLKRAQEILDEDHFDLERVKKRILEYLAVLKLKGDMKAPILCFYGPPGVGKTSLGKSIARALGRKFVRISLGGVRDEAEIRGHRRTYVGALPGRIIQGLRKAGTANPVFMLDEIDKLGLDFRGDPASALLEVLDPEQNATFSDHYLELPFDLSRVMFIATANYLDTIPTPLRDRMEIIEIPGYTQEDKLQIARRHLIPKQLAEHGLKPDQLHFAEGAIRKLIQDYTREAGVRNLERSIAAICRGVAKEVATGELAQSVTIDEGAVRRYLGPEKYFNEVAERTETPGVATGLAWTPTGGDLLFIEATAIPGSGRLILTGQLGEVMKESAQAAWSYVKAHARELGLAWSFFKHWDVHVHVPAGAVPKDGPSAGVTILTALVSLLTQRRARSDVAMTGEITLRGLVLPVGGIKEKVLAARRAGISRVILPARNEKDLEDVPEEARRELQFHWVWRVEEVLELALEPKPIADPQQRFAPPEPEPKTSAASVTEVEVQ is encoded by the coding sequence ATGAAGCCGTTTCTGTGGTTACGCGACGAAGACTGGGAGCAAGGTCTTCCGCTGCCTAGCGGGGAAGAAGAGGAAGAAGGGGGGCATTGGGAGCCCCTTCCCGATGCCTTGCCTATTCTGCCGCTTCGCAATACCGTTCTCTTCCCGGGTGTTGTAGTTCCCATCACGGCGGGAAGGGAAAAGTCATTACGCCTGCTGCGAGACAGCGTTGAACGGGATCAGCTCGTCGGCGTGGTGGCACAAAAGGACCCCAACGTCGATGATCCGGGTCCGGAGGACCTATATCAAGTGGGTACGATAGTCAAGGTCCTCAAGATCATCCGCGTGCCCGACGGCTCACAGAGCGTAGTCATCCAAGGCAGACGGCGCTTCGCCATTTTGGACTACCTCCAGACAGAGCCCTATCTCGTAGCACGGATCGAGCCCATAGAGGAGGCCTTCACCCACACCATGGAGCTGGAGGCCCTGGTGCGCTCGATCAAAGAGCTCGCCACGCAGATTATCAACTTATCGCCCAACATTCCCAACGATGCCGCCTATGCGATCCAGAATATTGAAAACCCGGCCTTCCTGATTCACTTCATCGCCTCGAACCTGCAGCTGTCGGTCGCCGAAAAGCAGCGGCTTCTGGAGGTGCGGTCTTTGGAACAGCGGGCGGAGATGATCTTAGAGCACCTCAACCGCGAGCTTCAGGTGCTGCGGCTAAGTGAGGAGATCCGCAATAAAGTCCGCTCCGACATCGAACGGCAGCAGCGGGAGTATTTTCTACGTCAGCAGCTAAAGACGATTCAAGAGGAGCTCGGGGAGGCCGACGGGCCCACAGCCGAGCTGGCGGAGCTGCGCAAGCGCGCGGTCGAAAAAGCCCTCCCCGAAGAGGCCCGGCAGACCCTAGAGCGAGAGCTCAAGCGCCTGGAGCGCATCCCCCCCATGTCGCCGGAGTACACGGTCACGCGCAACTACATCGATTGGATCCTGGATCTGCCATGGCAGGAGTACTCCGAGGACGTATTGGATCTGAAGCGCGCTCAGGAGATCCTGGACGAGGATCATTTCGATCTGGAGCGGGTCAAGAAGCGCATCCTGGAGTATTTGGCCGTGCTGAAGCTTAAAGGCGACATGAAGGCGCCGATTCTGTGCTTCTACGGCCCTCCTGGTGTCGGCAAGACCTCGTTGGGCAAATCCATCGCCCGCGCTTTGGGGCGCAAGTTCGTGCGCATCTCCCTAGGCGGGGTGCGCGATGAGGCGGAGATCCGGGGCCACAGGCGCACCTACGTGGGCGCCCTGCCCGGCCGGATCATCCAGGGCCTGCGCAAAGCCGGCACGGCCAACCCGGTTTTTATGCTCGATGAGATCGATAAACTGGGACTGGATTTCCGAGGGGACCCGGCTTCGGCCCTGCTAGAGGTACTCGATCCGGAGCAAAACGCGACCTTTAGCGATCACTACCTAGAGCTGCCCTTTGATCTCTCGCGCGTGATGTTCATCGCCACGGCCAACTACCTGGATACGATCCCAACGCCCCTGCGAGATCGCATGGAGATCATCGAAATCCCCGGCTACACCCAGGAGGACAAGCTGCAGATCGCCCGCCGGCATCTCATCCCGAAGCAGCTAGCCGAGCACGGGCTTAAGCCGGATCAGCTCCACTTCGCGGAGGGGGCCATTCGGAAGCTCATCCAGGACTATACGCGCGAGGCAGGGGTCCGAAACTTAGAGCGCTCGATTGCGGCCATCTGCCGCGGGGTGGCCAAGGAGGTGGCCACGGGCGAGCTAGCGCAATCCGTAACCATAGACGAAGGCGCCGTCAGGCGCTACCTGGGCCCGGAAAAATACTTCAACGAGGTGGCCGAACGCACGGAAACGCCCGGCGTGGCCACGGGGCTAGCCTGGACCCCCACGGGAGGGGATCTGCTCTTCATCGAGGCCACGGCCATACCGGGCTCGGGCCGGCTTATCCTGACCGGACAACTCGGCGAGGTGATGAAGGAGTCCGCCCAGGCCGCCTGGAGTTACGTCAAAGCCCACGCCCGAGAGCTAGGCCTTGCGTGGTCGTTTTTCAAGCACTGGGACGTGCACGTGCACGTGCCCGCCGGAGCCGTTCCCAAGGACGGCCCTTCGGCCGGGGTGACGATCCTAACCGCCCTGGTGTCGCTGCTTACGCAGCGCCGCGCCCGATCCGATGTGGCCATGACCGGGGAGATCACCCTGCGCGGGCTGGTTTTGCCCGTTGGGGGGATCAAGGAGAAAGTCCTGGCCGCCCGCCGCGCCGGCATCAGCCGGGTCATCCTGCCGGCCCGCAACGAAAAGGACCTGGAGGACGTACCCGAGGAGGCCCGTCGGGAGCTGCAGTTCCACTGGGTCTGGCGCGTAGAAGAGGTATTGGAGCTGGCCCTTGAGCCCAAACCGATAGCCGATCCGCAGCAGCGCTTCGCTCCTCCAGAGCCGGAGCCCAAGACCTCGGCGGCTTCGGTCACCGAAGTAGAAGTGCAGTAA
- a CDS encoding molybdenum cofactor biosynthesis protein MoaE: MDPIRVSVQEEPLDWPALVRWAVVPKSGAVELFLGVARRITDGRETLELRYTAYVSMAEAELRRIAQEALERFPICRVAVAHRLGLVPAGEPSVAVVVSAPHRDGAFSACRYVIEALKVRAPIWKQERTATGLHWAPGTPIPEHEPAQGQP; encoded by the coding sequence GTGGATCCGATTCGCGTCTCCGTACAAGAGGAGCCTCTGGATTGGCCGGCCCTCGTAAGGTGGGCTGTTGTACCCAAGTCGGGGGCTGTAGAGCTCTTTTTAGGCGTCGCCCGCCGGATCACGGACGGTCGGGAGACGCTCGAGCTTCGGTACACGGCCTACGTGAGCATGGCCGAGGCCGAGCTTAGGCGCATCGCCCAGGAGGCGCTGGAGCGTTTTCCGATTTGCCGGGTGGCCGTGGCGCATCGCCTCGGCCTTGTCCCCGCTGGCGAGCCCAGCGTGGCCGTGGTCGTCTCCGCCCCTCATCGAGACGGGGCCTTTTCGGCTTGCCGATACGTAATCGAGGCCCTCAAGGTGCGGGCCCCCATTTGGAAGCAAGAGCGCACCGCAACGGGCCTTCATTGGGCCCCCGGAACCCCGATTCCGGAGCATGAGCCAGCCCAAGGACAACCATGA
- the mtnA gene encoding S-methyl-5-thioribose-1-phosphate isomerase — MTALRPLIWTGTHLEVLDQTFLPQEERWLKLGSIEDVWEAIRSMRVRGAPAIGMAAAFGLYLGVRERRDFWTGLEEAIAYLSTARPTAVNLRWALERLRRRAEALRDRPTEEIKQALLEEALRIQAEDEAINRRIGEHGLSLLRPRARVLTHCNTGALATSAYGTALAPILLAQERGWAPHVWVDETRPHLQGARLTSFELERAGISYKLIVDSAAAYLMQQGQVDLVIVGADRVTAQGDVANKIGTYALAVLARAHRIPFYVAVPTSSIDFKLRRGSEIPIEERPAEELTHIRGVSIAPACAPVYNPAFDVTPARLITAFITERGILRPPYRKAFADLRQELMEAEGA, encoded by the coding sequence GTGACGGCGCTGCGACCGCTGATATGGACGGGAACACACCTTGAGGTGCTCGATCAGACGTTTTTGCCTCAGGAGGAGCGGTGGTTAAAGCTCGGCAGCATAGAGGACGTCTGGGAGGCCATTCGCTCCATGCGCGTGCGCGGGGCGCCGGCCATCGGCATGGCGGCCGCCTTTGGACTATACCTGGGCGTAAGAGAACGCCGAGACTTCTGGACGGGCCTTGAGGAGGCGATCGCATACCTGAGCACGGCCCGTCCTACGGCGGTAAACTTGCGCTGGGCTCTGGAGCGTCTGCGACGGCGGGCTGAGGCGCTGCGCGATCGGCCGACGGAGGAGATCAAGCAGGCCCTGTTGGAGGAGGCGCTTCGCATCCAGGCCGAGGACGAAGCGATCAACCGCCGCATCGGCGAACACGGCCTGTCGCTGCTCCGGCCCCGGGCGCGCGTGCTTACGCACTGCAATACGGGCGCTCTAGCCACCTCGGCCTACGGCACGGCCCTAGCCCCTATTCTGCTGGCCCAGGAGCGCGGTTGGGCGCCGCACGTATGGGTGGATGAGACGCGGCCCCATCTACAGGGAGCCCGCCTGACGAGCTTTGAACTGGAACGCGCCGGGATCTCCTATAAGCTCATCGTCGACAGCGCGGCCGCTTACCTCATGCAACAAGGCCAGGTGGACCTGGTGATCGTGGGGGCCGATCGCGTCACGGCACAGGGGGATGTGGCCAACAAGATCGGCACGTACGCGCTGGCCGTGTTGGCGCGCGCGCATCGGATTCCTTTCTACGTGGCCGTGCCCACCTCCAGCATCGATTTCAAACTTAGGAGAGGATCCGAGATCCCCATTGAAGAGCGGCCCGCGGAGGAGCTAACGCACATCCGGGGGGTTTCGATCGCGCCGGCTTGCGCCCCCGTATACAACCCGGCTTTCGACGTCACCCCCGCCCGGCTGATCACGGCCTTCATCACCGAAAGGGGCATCTTGCGCCCCCCCTACAGGAAGGCCTTTGCGGATCTGCGGCAAGAGCTTATGGAAGCCGAGGGCGCGTGA
- a CDS encoding SpoIIE family protein phosphatase has protein sequence MSEHAPTILVVEDEPTVRRLLQYSLGKRYRVLVATNGMEALELIQQDPPDLIISDIMMPVMDGYELQRRLQEREPTRAIPFIFLTAKADEHSRRQGIRMGADDYLVKPFDIEELLIRVERLLERTALYRSQLDMRLSQDFSRRLMPEGLPDVPGYRLRLYYDPLQTGGGDLFDWMALEGGRFLFVVGDVMGKGVQAKFYAFSFMSYIRGTLRTLAEGEASPGALLTRLNRILIKDHILQDTFASLLVAILDPVRHELSLANAGHCRPLFYWNGQVWFAQEGNLILGLDPQATYSELRRVLEPGMSVLLYTDALLELPVGAEAQLGEEGLAQAVEAAYRPGVEPRSLVEHILQASPERRFRDDALLLLLERLK, from the coding sequence ATGAGCGAGCACGCGCCTACGATTCTCGTGGTTGAAGATGAGCCAACCGTACGGCGACTGCTCCAGTACAGCTTAGGCAAACGCTATCGGGTGCTAGTGGCCACCAATGGGATGGAGGCCTTGGAGCTGATTCAGCAGGATCCCCCTGACCTGATCATCTCCGACATCATGATGCCCGTTATGGATGGCTATGAGCTACAGCGGCGGCTGCAGGAGCGTGAGCCTACGCGGGCGATCCCGTTTATTTTTCTGACCGCCAAAGCCGATGAACATTCGCGCCGACAGGGCATACGCATGGGGGCCGATGATTATCTGGTTAAGCCCTTCGACATAGAGGAGCTCCTGATCCGTGTGGAAAGGCTTCTGGAGCGCACGGCTCTGTATCGGTCCCAGTTGGATATGCGGCTGAGCCAGGACTTCTCCCGGCGGCTCATGCCCGAGGGCCTGCCCGACGTTCCCGGCTATAGGCTCAGGCTCTACTACGACCCCCTGCAAACGGGAGGAGGGGACCTGTTTGACTGGATGGCCCTGGAGGGGGGGCGATTCCTCTTCGTCGTGGGCGACGTTATGGGCAAAGGGGTGCAGGCAAAGTTTTACGCCTTCAGCTTCATGTCCTATATCCGGGGGACACTTCGGACGCTAGCTGAAGGTGAAGCCTCCCCAGGGGCGCTGCTTACGCGTCTTAATCGGATCTTGATCAAAGACCACATCCTACAGGACACCTTTGCTTCGCTGCTGGTGGCTATACTCGATCCCGTACGGCATGAGCTGTCGCTGGCCAACGCGGGGCACTGCCGGCCGCTGTTTTATTGGAACGGTCAAGTTTGGTTTGCGCAAGAAGGGAACCTGATCTTGGGTCTGGACCCCCAAGCGACTTATTCGGAGCTTCGGCGCGTTCTGGAGCCTGGTATGAGCGTGCTTTTGTACACGGACGCCCTGCTAGAGCTCCCCGTGGGCGCCGAAGCGCAGCTAGGGGAGGAGGGGCTGGCCCAGGCGGTGGAGGCGGCCTATCGGCCCGGGGTCGAACCCAGGAGCTTGGTAGAGCACATCCTTCAGGCGAGCCCCGAGAGACGATTCCGGGATGATGCCCTGTTGCTGCTTCTGGAGCGCTTGAAGTAA
- a CDS encoding HNH endonuclease, with translation MRVLVLNHDYRPLTICSVQRAIGLLCCRKAELLAARDGYFLHSPSTRLPLPSIIRLRYYVAIPHKRVMLSRRNVLRRDGFRCQYCGSRERLTVDHVVPKSKGGTDSWENLVTACTACNNRKGNRTPEEAGMRLLRRPFRPSHILFLRASAGNFEESWKPYLFM, from the coding sequence GTGCGGGTGCTCGTACTCAATCACGACTACCGTCCCCTTACGATTTGCTCGGTGCAACGCGCCATCGGCCTGCTATGCTGCCGTAAGGCGGAGCTGTTGGCCGCGCGGGATGGGTATTTCCTGCACTCTCCCAGCACGCGCCTGCCGCTGCCCAGCATCATTCGGCTTCGGTATTATGTGGCGATCCCGCATAAGCGCGTCATGCTCTCGCGCCGAAACGTCCTGCGCCGGGATGGATTCCGCTGTCAGTACTGCGGCAGCCGAGAGCGGTTGACCGTTGATCACGTCGTGCCCAAATCCAAAGGGGGCACGGATTCTTGGGAGAACCTGGTCACGGCTTGTACGGCGTGTAACAACCGCAAAGGGAATCGCACCCCTGAAGAGGCCGGCATGCGGCTGCTGAGGCGCCCCTTCCGCCCCAGTCATATTCTTTTTCTGCGCGCTTCTGCGGGCAATTTCGAGGAGTCCTGGAAGCCTTATCTGTTCATGTGA
- a CDS encoding ATP-binding protein has protein sequence MRFHNLETITEELLDQFAHWLAQPDGLMRVLGEEGLLKLRLIVHEWVANLVEHAVFNGKGPEIVLEFETTEPRGVCCRIYDNSLGFDWDRCAQQSAALDDLEAERGRGLAFIQALSKRVLYQSREGWNCFQVWVEG, from the coding sequence ATGCGCTTCCACAACCTCGAAACCATAACGGAGGAGCTCCTTGATCAATTCGCCCATTGGCTCGCACAGCCCGATGGGCTTATGCGCGTCTTAGGGGAAGAGGGGCTATTGAAGCTGCGGCTTATCGTGCACGAATGGGTGGCCAACCTCGTAGAACATGCCGTCTTTAACGGAAAAGGCCCGGAGATCGTACTGGAGTTTGAGACCACCGAGCCCCGAGGTGTCTGCTGTCGGATTTACGACAACTCCCTGGGTTTTGATTGGGATCGTTGTGCGCAGCAATCTGCGGCCTTGGATGACTTGGAGGCCGAACGGGGTCGGGGATTGGCCTTCATCCAAGCCCTCTCTAAGCGCGTGCTCTATCAGAGTCGAGAGGGGTGGAACTGCTTTCAGGTGTGGGTGGAGGGATGA
- the recG gene encoding ATP-dependent DNA helicase RecG, whose translation MRSWHTPIEHLKGVGPQRTRALATAGVRTFRDLLWYLPRRYLDRSTIVPIRELQPQQGGVTVLGQVRAQALVEGLRGRSRFEVLLDDGTGQLVCVWFQGLSWISKQFQTGQWVAFHGVPQRYGARLQLVHPDYDKLEGDSDPPLRTGAIIPLYPGSQALERVNLNSVGIRRLLRRLLEEPLPPLPDPLPEWIRTRYGLMPLQEALITVHIPPSWALLEEAQRRLKFDELFTLQLLLAWSRYGGGAQPQRGPVFERAGPRFRAFYERLPFVLTEGQKQAIRDIYRDVRRGGLMNRLLQGDVGSGKTIVAIAAMLLALDSGYQAALMAPTEILAEQHYSVLQEHIGHIDVQIGLLTGSLGRAERARLLEAISTGAIQILVGTHALIQEDVRFHRLGLVVIDEQHRFGVLQRAALRRKGSCPHLLVMTATPIPRSLALTLYGDLDVSTIRELPRGRKPVSTHLVSETQREALYGFLEGELARGRQAYIVYPLVEESEALDLRNAQAGYAQIRARFPHRRVGLLHGRMPAGEKEAVMRAFKAGELDILVATTVIEVGIDAPNATVIVIEHAERFGLAQLHQLRGRVGRGSERAHCFLVASSPRSPEAEARLRVLLETTDGFRLAERDLELRGPGDFFGTRQTGLPELRMANLLTDQAILQQAREAALTLIERDPSLAEPAHRELAELLRTRYGLPLELARIG comes from the coding sequence ATGCGCTCTTGGCACACTCCCATCGAACACTTAAAAGGAGTAGGTCCTCAACGCACCCGGGCCCTGGCGACCGCGGGAGTGCGGACCTTCAGGGATCTGCTCTGGTACCTGCCCCGACGTTACCTGGATCGCAGCACGATCGTTCCCATCCGGGAGCTGCAGCCCCAGCAGGGCGGGGTGACGGTCTTGGGCCAGGTGCGGGCCCAGGCGCTCGTGGAGGGGCTGCGGGGGCGGAGCCGCTTTGAAGTCCTGCTGGATGACGGCACCGGACAGCTTGTTTGCGTCTGGTTTCAGGGACTATCCTGGATCAGCAAGCAATTTCAGACCGGCCAATGGGTGGCCTTTCACGGGGTGCCGCAACGCTACGGGGCTCGCCTGCAGCTGGTGCACCCGGATTACGACAAGCTGGAGGGGGATTCGGATCCCCCCCTTCGCACAGGCGCGATCATACCCCTGTACCCAGGCTCACAGGCCCTGGAACGGGTCAACCTGAACAGCGTCGGCATCCGCCGGCTTCTGCGGCGGCTGCTGGAGGAGCCCCTGCCTCCGCTGCCGGATCCGCTTCCGGAATGGATACGGACCCGCTACGGGCTCATGCCCCTGCAAGAGGCCTTGATCACCGTGCACATCCCGCCAAGCTGGGCCCTTCTGGAGGAGGCCCAGCGCCGGCTCAAATTCGATGAGCTGTTCACCCTGCAGCTGCTCTTGGCTTGGTCCCGCTACGGGGGAGGAGCGCAACCCCAACGAGGCCCCGTTTTTGAACGAGCCGGACCCCGGTTTCGGGCCTTTTATGAGCGCTTGCCCTTTGTCCTGACGGAGGGGCAAAAACAGGCCATCCGGGACATTTATCGGGATGTGCGAAGGGGAGGCCTGATGAACCGACTGCTTCAGGGCGATGTGGGAAGCGGCAAAACCATTGTGGCTATCGCCGCCATGCTCTTGGCCCTGGACTCGGGCTATCAGGCCGCGCTCATGGCCCCCACGGAGATCCTGGCCGAACAGCACTACAGCGTGTTGCAAGAGCACATCGGGCACATCGATGTGCAGATTGGCCTGCTTACGGGCAGCCTTGGGCGCGCCGAACGGGCGCGCCTGCTGGAGGCGATCAGCACAGGTGCGATCCAGATCCTCGTGGGCACGCATGCGCTCATCCAAGAGGACGTGCGTTTTCACCGTCTGGGGCTTGTGGTCATCGATGAGCAGCATCGTTTCGGGGTGCTGCAGCGCGCCGCGCTGCGGCGTAAGGGATCGTGCCCGCATCTGTTGGTCATGACCGCGACGCCCATACCCCGATCGCTGGCCCTCACCCTGTACGGCGACCTCGATGTGTCCACAATCCGCGAGCTACCCCGAGGTCGAAAACCCGTCAGCACGCACTTGGTATCGGAGACACAGCGCGAGGCGCTGTATGGCTTTTTGGAGGGCGAGCTGGCCCGGGGTCGGCAGGCTTACATCGTCTATCCCCTCGTGGAGGAATCCGAGGCCTTGGACCTTCGGAACGCCCAGGCGGGGTATGCGCAAATCCGCGCGCGCTTTCCCCATCGACGCGTGGGGCTGCTGCACGGTCGCATGCCGGCTGGGGAAAAAGAGGCCGTCATGCGCGCTTTTAAGGCCGGCGAGCTCGACATCCTGGTCGCCACCACGGTCATCGAGGTGGGCATCGACGCACCCAACGCCACGGTGATCGTAATCGAGCACGCCGAGCGCTTTGGGCTGGCCCAGCTACATCAGCTGCGCGGCCGCGTCGGCCGAGGATCGGAGCGGGCGCACTGCTTCCTTGTGGCCTCTTCCCCCCGAAGCCCCGAGGCGGAGGCGCGCCTGCGGGTGCTTCTGGAAACCACAGATGGGTTTCGCCTAGCCGAGCGCGACTTGGAGCTGCGTGGACCCGGCGATTTCTTCGGAACCCGGCAGACGGGCCTCCCTGAGCTGCGAATGGCCAACCTGCTCACGGATCAAGCGATCCTGCAACAAGCGCGAGAAGCGGCCTTGACGCTGATCGAGCGCGACCCTAGCCTCGCGGAGCCCGCACATCGAGAGTTGGCTGAGCTATTGCGCACCCGATATGGGCTCCCGCTGGAACTGGCCCGCATCGGCTAA
- a CDS encoding penicillin acylase family protein: MTRLYLRLSARLLLLAACSWALTLRWGSLPPPELFLDPWDGLYRTARAAREPKRLKLSLPGLSRPVLIVRDARGVPHLFAQEDRDLALALGYVVARDRLFQMDLLARTAAGRLAEVLGPAFLERDRDFRRTGMAWAARRAAERLRQEKGIDWMLLEAFSQGVNAYVSRLRPQDYPLEFRLLGYRPELWSPERSLLIALLQAFELTFRLDDLAMSQLAERLGQEAVRELYPQHSPIAEPFASGPGQRPPSRVQPSFIGIGEGLVRSEQLDLGSNHWAVSGARSKSGLPLLAGDPHLRLTLPSIWYEVHLVSPTRNIYGVTIPGTPAVVIGFNDYVAWTFTNTGADVLDVYALRLDPAKRYYWYRRSWRPLTLWVDTLRVRGGSPILDTVRFTHHGPVFFREGRAFALRWTALEIRGLLRALWGFNGARSWAEFEAAQRFWDAPAQNILYADRHGHIALRSVGRIPVRRNGHGWGVLDGTTDSTEWTGWIPFEALPASINPPHGWLVSANQEPAPPDYPYYLGYHWPNPFRALRIREQLESLSRASVEDFRRMQADVTVWLFRRLRPWIGDAAAEGAWPDSARAQAVRMLLNWNGVAGLDQPEPLLFWLFWSLLRDRVWDELPPEAPRPRDAVLLHLLEQNPQSPWFDRQDTPGRERAQDLVRQALHAALDTLVRRYGPDPQGWTWGKHHRFVFAHITRSPALRVLGRGPYPAPGFWDTVWPAGDLETVHSASWRMVVDFGFGSPRGYGVLPGGPSGNPFSPYYDLDIGLWQSGRLRPLLRPARPEALPPRERQAVWTLRPRG; this comes from the coding sequence ATGACGCGCCTGTACTTGCGCTTAAGCGCGCGCCTGTTGCTGCTAGCCGCCTGCTCCTGGGCCCTCACCCTGCGTTGGGGTTCGCTTCCGCCCCCTGAGCTGTTCCTCGACCCATGGGATGGCCTTTACCGAACGGCTCGCGCAGCCCGGGAGCCGAAGCGGCTGAAGCTATCGCTGCCGGGTCTTTCTCGGCCGGTTCTGATCGTGCGCGACGCCCGCGGAGTGCCGCATTTGTTCGCACAAGAAGACCGGGATCTGGCGCTCGCGTTGGGCTATGTTGTAGCTCGGGATCGGCTCTTTCAGATGGATCTCCTGGCTCGCACGGCGGCCGGGAGGCTAGCTGAAGTCCTGGGGCCGGCCTTCCTGGAGCGCGATCGCGACTTCAGGCGCACCGGCATGGCCTGGGCTGCCCGCCGCGCGGCAGAGCGGCTGCGCCAAGAGAAGGGGATCGACTGGATGTTGCTGGAGGCCTTTAGCCAGGGCGTAAACGCGTACGTAAGCCGTCTGCGGCCTCAGGACTACCCCCTCGAATTCCGCCTTTTGGGCTACCGGCCCGAGCTCTGGAGCCCGGAGCGGAGCCTGCTGATCGCTCTGCTACAAGCCTTCGAGCTCACCTTTCGGCTCGATGATTTGGCCATGAGCCAGCTAGCCGAGCGCTTGGGCCAAGAGGCGGTTCGGGAGCTCTACCCCCAACACAGTCCCATAGCGGAGCCCTTCGCTTCTGGCCCGGGCCAGAGGCCGCCAAGCCGCGTTCAGCCTTCTTTCATAGGTATAGGGGAAGGCCTGGTACGGTCGGAGCAGCTCGATCTGGGGAGCAACCATTGGGCCGTCTCCGGGGCCCGCTCCAAGAGCGGGCTTCCCCTGCTGGCCGGAGATCCCCATCTGCGCCTGACCCTGCCCTCGATCTGGTACGAGGTGCACTTGGTGAGCCCCACGCGAAACATATACGGCGTCACCATCCCCGGCACACCCGCCGTGGTGATCGGCTTTAACGACTACGTGGCCTGGACTTTCACCAACACCGGGGCGGATGTCTTGGACGTCTACGCCCTGCGACTGGACCCCGCAAAGCGGTACTACTGGTACCGGCGATCTTGGAGGCCGCTTACGCTGTGGGTCGATACGCTGCGCGTGCGCGGAGGAAGCCCCATCTTAGACACCGTGCGCTTTACCCATCACGGACCGGTTTTCTTTCGAGAGGGCCGTGCCTTCGCTCTGCGCTGGACGGCTCTCGAAATCCGGGGCCTTCTGCGGGCCCTGTGGGGGTTCAACGGCGCCCGATCATGGGCCGAATTTGAGGCCGCGCAACGCTTCTGGGATGCGCCGGCGCAGAACATCTTGTACGCGGACCGCCATGGCCACATCGCCTTGCGCAGCGTCGGCCGGATCCCCGTACGCCGAAACGGACACGGCTGGGGTGTGCTGGATGGGACCACCGATAGCACAGAGTGGACGGGCTGGATCCCCTTTGAAGCGCTTCCGGCCTCGATAAACCCGCCGCATGGATGGTTGGTCTCGGCCAATCAAGAGCCCGCCCCTCCGGATTACCCGTATTACTTGGGCTATCACTGGCCCAACCCCTTTCGGGCGCTGCGCATCCGGGAGCAACTGGAGTCCCTGTCCCGCGCCTCGGTTGAGGACTTCCGCCGCATGCAGGCCGATGTGACGGTTTGGCTTTTCCGGCGCCTTCGGCCCTGGATCGGCGACGCGGCGGCCGAGGGCGCTTGGCCGGATAGCGCGCGCGCACAAGCCGTGCGGATGCTGCTTAACTGGAACGGGGTGGCCGGCCTGGATCAGCCGGAGCCGCTTCTGTTTTGGCTTTTCTGGAGCCTGCTGCGCGATCGGGTCTGGGATGAACTTCCTCCGGAGGCACCACGCCCGCGCGATGCGGTGCTGCTGCATCTGCTTGAGCAAAACCCGCAGAGCCCCTGGTTCGATCGCCAAGACACCCCCGGCCGGGAGCGGGCCCAGGACCTTGTTCGGCAGGCCCTGCATGCTGCCTTGGATACGCTTGTGCGCCGCTACGGGCCCGATCCGCAGGGCTGGACTTGGGGGAAGCATCACCGGTTTGTGTTCGCACACATCACGCGCAGCCCGGCGCTGCGCGTTCTGGGCCGAGGGCCCTACCCGGCCCCCGGGTTCTGGGATACGGTATGGCCCGCTGGGGATCTGGAGACCGTGCACTCGGCAAGCTGGCGTATGGTGGTGGATTTCGGCTTCGGTTCCCCTCGCGGATACGGGGTCCTGCCCGGCGGGCCCTCGGGAAATCCTTTCAGCCCTTACTACGACCTGGACATCGGGCTCTGGCAAAGTGGCAGACTGCGGCCGCTGCTGCGGCCGGCAAGGCCGGAGGCGCTGCCCCCGAGGGAGCGCCAAGCCGTTTGGACGTTGCGTCCTAGAGGATAA